A window of Zingiber officinale cultivar Zhangliang chromosome 5A, Zo_v1.1, whole genome shotgun sequence contains these coding sequences:
- the LOC121979823 gene encoding uncharacterized protein LOC121979823, giving the protein MDLQKEHRERELMRVEGLVITIALLLVVAYILNLYRCRSSFLKYALHAFDAISGSLVTYTIGSMQQMTFAQKDFNWLWVALLLVLTDSVCHADFEQNRVSRLKYELLKIMDSVYTGILYTTSDRQILPAIWTILLLHVVKLLFRMWVFQLADQSYRHGQNSRLVADYMSYEHELSSSEKPDPITMSGYKYLVYGEAKPENKLQPAPSDYRIELRVANEKRLITLEKVWQCRGSLLTTGDPESRLKDLCLSFVLHKLIRRKFDDLHPLPEPDHEKAHQLLLDGLLLPGQDYRRVFRVIEVELAFLNDYFHTLFPVILVTRFILFISLLVFVTFCSCCWLLVSISRDMDNRNFVYHIITIYLFAIVIVKEVFRISSLVFSDWTKLLLLSKYVQYPSWQRSPATETVVKFLCSRKLVKHWHNKIGQYHILKSFNYEPKTMNFMDCMRLSMKDEELSGAKEGRKITLPEEAKMAIFESLQAQRDKIRNGEPLSNGVLSLQRNQVKKLLSWSCKLKTDAHTILVWHIATALCELDFFRHYNVDATHSRTHEYLIRMKKWMGTSSSGSVQKDDRKNPDKDLKSNYVVASSMSQYCAYLLVFRPQLLREHRLVVRFIFEKTIKKAQETFEGCCNSEQMYDRMMDLAKEVVEEKEEEDEVTDTLKLSAKLGWTLITMIEDEATRWKVLAEFWAEMIIYLAPCDNKNGHASFLESGGEFLTHIWALLHHAGIDKVSGHGHYSRVPEKEQPFFPSDIQGLRFHQSDRGTDELHGVYSSHQNSDDNV; this is encoded by the coding sequence AGCACAGAGAAAGAGAGCTGATGAGAGTCGAGGGCCTGGTGATCACCATCGCCCTGCTGCTGGTGGTGGCCTACATACTGAACCTGTACCGGTGCCGCAGTAGCTTCCTCAAGTACGCCCTCCACGCCTTCGACGCCATCTCCGGCTCCCTGGTCACGTACACCATCGGCTCGATGCAGCAAATGACCTTCGCGCAAAAGGATTTCAACTGGCTCTGGGTGGCGCTCCTCCTCGTCCTCACCGACAGCGTTTGCCATGCCGATTTCGAGCAGAACAGGGTGAGCAGGTTGAAGTACGAGCTCCTCAAGATCATGGACTCTGTCTACACCGGCATTCTCTACACCACCAGCGACCGCCAGATTCTGCCGGCCATCTGGACGATACTGCTGTTGCACGTGGTGAAGCTCCTGTTCAGGATGTGGGTGTTTCAGCTGGCCGATCAGTCTTACCGGCACGGTCAGAACTCGCGGCTGGTCGCTGACTACATGAGCTACGAGCACGAATTGAGCAGCTCTGAGAAGCCAGATCCGATCACCATGAGCGGCTACAAGTACTTGGTCTACGGCGAAGCCAAACCGGAGAACAAGCTGCAGCCTGCGCCATCAGATTACCGGATCGAGCTGAGGGTAGCTAATGAGAAGAGACTGATCACCCTGGAGAAGGTTTGGCAGTGCCGGGGAAGCCTGCTCACGACCGGCGATCCAGAGAGCAGGCTCAAAGATCTGTGTCTCTCCTTTGTGCTCCACAAGTTGATCCGGCGAAAATTCGACGACCTGCACCCGCTGCCGGAGCCCGATCATGAAAAGGCCCATCAGTTGCTTCTCGACGGGCTGCTCTTGCCCGGCCAGGACTACAGAAGAGTGTTCAGGGTGATCGAGGTAGAACTAGCATTCTTGAATGATTACTTCCACACTTTGTTCCCTGTGATCTTGGTCACCAGATTCATACTTTTCATCAGCCTTCTCGTGTTCGTCACCTTTTGCTCATGTTGTTGGCTTCTAGTGTCGATAAGCAGAGACATGGATAACAGGAACTTTGTTTATCATATCATTACCATTTACCTTTTTGCGATAGTCATAGTGAAGGAGGTCTTCAGGATTAGTAGCTTGGTATTCTCCGACTGGACCAAGTTGTTGCTGCTGTCCAAGTATGTGCAGTACCCTTCATGGCAGAGGAGCCCTGCAACAGAGACGGTAGTGAAGTTTCTGTGCAGTCGGAAACTCGTGAAGCATTGGCATAACAAGATTGGCCAGTACCATATTCTCAAATCATTTAACTATGAGCCGAAGACGATGAACTTCATGGATTGTATGAGACTGAGTATGAAGGACGAGGAACTAAGTGGAGCAAAAGAGGGCCGCAAAATCACATTGCCTGAGGAAGCCAAGATGGCCATCTTCGAGTCCCTCCAAGCTCAAAGAGACAAGATCAGGAACGGCGAGCCGTTGAGCAATGGTGTGCTTTCGTTGCAGAGGAATCAGGTGAAGAAGCTGTTGTCATGGTCGTGCAAGCTCAAAACAGATGCACACACCATCTTGGTATGGCACATAGCTACTGCTCTTTGTGAACTGGATTTTTTTCGTCATTACAATGTTGATGCGACTCATAGTAGAACGCATGAATACCTTATTCGTATGAAAAAGTGGATGGGCACTTCATCGAGCGGATCCGTGCAAAAGGATGACAGGAAGAACCCTGATAAAGATCTGAAGTCAAATTATGTTGTTGCTTCGAGCATGTCACAATACTGTGCATACTTGCTAGTCTTCCGACCTCAGCTGCTGCGTGAGCATCGTTTGGTTGTGAGGTTCATATTCGAGAAAACAATAAAAAAGGCTCAGGAAACCTTTGAGGGTTGCTGTAATTCTGAGCAGATGTATGACAGGATGATGGACTTGGCCAAGGAAGTcgtggaggagaaggaagaagaagacgaagtcACAGACACCTTGAAGCTGAGCGCAAAGCTTGGTTGGACATTGATCACAATGATAGAGGATGAAGCAACTCGTTGGAAGGTGTTGGCCGAATTCTGGGCTGAGATGATTATATACTTGGCTCCTTGCGATAATAAAAATGGGCATGCCTCATTTTTAGAAAGCGGCGGTGAGTTCTTGACACATATTTGGGCTTTGCTCCATCATGCAGGCATTGACAAAGTATCGGGGCATGGGCATTACTCCCGTGTTCCTGAGAAGGAACAACCTTTTTTTCCCTCTGATATACAGGGTCTGAGGTTTCATCAATCTGACAGAGGCACTGATGAACTCCATGGTGTTTATAGTTCTCATCAGAATAGCGATGACAATGTTTAA